A window of the Zeugodacus cucurbitae isolate PBARC_wt_2022May chromosome 4, idZeuCucr1.2, whole genome shotgun sequence genome harbors these coding sequences:
- the LOC105209420 gene encoding mRNA (2'-O-methyladenosine-N(6)-)-methyltransferase, giving the protein MAANNNLNMHSMSPQHLSTLNSNMMPQSVIASTGSVNPMLGMPTMPQPTSSAQSAWDQLTASTNTSANTNVQNTAVTTNIIGGAVGAVGLGIGNTTNLTTLQNMPPGSNNLIGGAASIASAVNTVGGTSGITMGDPNGFSLGSMSGGSSPAAGCASPSTPTKTSAPPLDGMMAHTPTQGPPAMHSAGYGEELTAELVNQGWRKFWSKRENRPYYWNKITGESLWEMPGARPFDPLTDPLGICHSSVQPPINPGLPHHPHHMQHPNLKRRPSDDMHLHPHQQHPPLKKFVLAGPWDLEICTNAVIVERPPTLLPQPHPEIEALRAAYTMKLVKTYEDLCMRRENIKAPKDSFNRWLMERKVIDNGCDPLLPSNCNPEISPSMYREIMADIPIKIVKPKFTGDARKQLSRYAEAAKQIIESRSAPAESKKVVKWNVEDTFQWLRRTVGASYEDFQDRLAHLKRQCEPHLVETVKSSVEALCIKIYHLSAEHARKIRERHMQLLKEHGIPEPTPPPPPPHLKKVWCYPIQFAVPSPRMPAIEYVQDRDHMIIKYTPSTHNQPDAQYINLTHLQKLEQLYRHNCFDDKKFDLFIGRVWCLLKRYQTFLGNALNSSQEAEMTQASLPVPVLECLHRQFGVSFECFASPFNSYFRQYCSAFADTDAYFGSRGPFLDFKPVSGSFQVNPPQCEELMDRALLHIDKLLTDSMEPLSFIIFLPEWKSIAKLEESMFKRRSMVVLGMAHEYRHGYQHIIPKADVNVKCMQGTQVVWLQNSAGHARWGPNENRVEALREAFRPQRDRERERAAAAAAAAASSPQPVTHQTTVSHTLGNSNNNNNNLGIGNISNNVNTNATTSAAAASSGNTNVAGNINTSSSSGNSSMHSTCAPLSPHTPPNMATSLTGSPAMSNQSACSSPSSSSMSLSPAASGVGGIADIVGNTTSVSITATATAASGAFASLVAASSSANNIGGVTSGAVAGALSNNAGQTVINSAV; this is encoded by the exons ATGGCAGCTAACAACAACCTTAATATGCACAGCATGTCGCCGCAACATTTGTCAACACTAAATTCAAATATGATGCCACAGTCGGTGATTGCCTCTACTGGCAGTGTTAACCCTATGTTAGGCATGCCGACAATGCCACAACCAACAAGCAGCGCACAAAGTGCTTGGGATCAATTGACCGCTTCCACAAACACGTCAGCCAATACAAATGTACAGAACACAGCggtaacaacaaatattatcgGTGGCGCTGTGGGAGCTGTAGGTTTGGGTATAGGAAACACCACAAATTTGACAACATTACAAAACATGCCGCCGGGTAGTAATAACTTAATAGGTGGCGCTGCCAGCATTGCGAGTGCAGTCAATACGGTTGGTGGTACAAGCGGTATAACAATGGGTGATCCGAATGGTTTTAGTTTGGGTAGCATGTCTGGCGGTAGTTCACCAGCGGCCGGTTGTGCTTCTCCATCGACACCGACAAAAACGAGTGCACCACCATTGGACGGTATGATGGCACATACGCCCACGCAGGGTCCACCTGCTATGCATAGCGCCGGTTATGGCGAGGAATTGACGGCCGAGCTTGTGAATCAAGGTTGGCGTAAATTCTGGTCGAAACGTGAAAATCGTCCATATTACTGGAATAAAATCACCGGCGAATCATTATGGGAAATGCCCGGTGCGCGTCCATTCGATCCACTTACAGATCCTTTGG GCATATGTCACAGTAGTGTTCAACCGCCTATAAATCCCGGTTTACCACATCACCCACATCATATGCAACATCCAAATTTAAAGCGTCGTCCATCCGACGATATGCATCTGCATCCACACCAACAACATCCGCCATTGAAAAAGTTCGTCTTGGCGGGTCCGTGGGATTTAGAGATTTGCACGAATGCCGTGATTGTAGAGCGGCCACCCACGTTATTGCCACAACCACATCCCGAAATTGAGGCTTTACGCGCCGCCTACACTATGAAACTGGTGAAAACCTATGAGGATCTCTGTATGCGACGTGAGAATATTAAGGCGCCGAAAGACTCCTTCAACCGTTGGCTAATGGAGCGTAAAGTTATTGACAACGGTTGCGATCCGTTGTTGCCCAGCAACTGTAACCCGGAAATATCGCCTTCTATGTATAGGGAAATTATGGCTGATATACCAATTAAGATTGTCAAACCGAAATTTACAG GTGATGCACGCAAGCAATTATCACGTTATGCCGAAGCAGCGAAACAGATTATTGAGTCACGTTCCGCACCAGCCGAGAGTAAAAAGGTCGTCAAGTGGAATGTCGAAGATACATTTCAATGGTTGCGTCGCACAGTTGGCGCCAGTTACGAGGACTTTCAAGATCGTTTAGCGCATTTAAAGCGCCAGTGTGAGCCACATCTTGTTGAGACCGTAAAGAGTTCCGTAGAAGCGCTCTGCATTAAAATCTATCACTTGAGCGCGGAGCATGCGCGCAAAATACGCGAACGTCATATGCAATTGCTGAAGGAGCACGGCATACCGGAGCCAacgccaccgccaccaccaccgcacTTGAAGAAAGTATGGTGCTATCCCATACAATTCGCTGTGCCATCACCACGTATGCCAGCCATTGAATATGTACAGGATCGTGATCACATGATAATTAAATATACGCCTAGCACACACAATCAACCCGATGCACAGTATATTAATCTAACACATCTACAAAAGCTCGAACAACTCTATCGACACAATTGCTTCGATGataagaaatttgatttatttattggaCGTGTTTGGTGTCTCCTCAAGCGCTACCAGACGTTCCTCGGCAATGCGTTAAATTCATCACAAGAGGCAGAAATGACACAGGCTTCATTGCCGGTGCCGGTTCTTGAGTGCTTGCATCGGCAATTTGGTGTTAGTTTTGAATGTTTTGCGTCGCCGTTCAATTCATATTTTAGGCAATATTGCTCGGCCTTCGCAGATACCGATGCATATTTCGGTTCTAGGGG ACCATTTCTTGATTTCAAGCCAGTTTCTGGTTCGTTCCAAGTAAATCCACCACAGTGCGAAGAGCTCATGGATAGAGCTTTGTTGCATATCGATAAATTGCTCACAGATTCAATGGAGCCTTTGAG TTTCATCATATTCTTGCCCGAATGGAAGAGCATTGCGAAGCTAGAAGAGAGCATGTTTAAGCGTCGTTCAATGGTGGTGCTAGGTATGGCACATGAATACCGCCATGGCTATCAGCACATCATACCAAA AGCTGACGTCAATGTAAAATGCATGCAGGGCACACAGGTGGTGTGGTTGCAAAATAGCGCCGGCCATGCGCGTTGGGGACCCAATGAGAATCGTGTGGAGGCTTTGCGTGAAGCTTTCCGGCCGCAACGCGATCGTGAGCGTGAACGTGCCGCAGCCGCCGCAGCTGCCGCCGCGTCATCACCTCAACCGGTAACGCATCAAACCACTGTGTCACACACActcggcaacagcaacaacaacaacaacaatctagGAATTGGCAACATTAGCAATAATGTGAACACAAATGCCACAACATCGGCAGCTGCCGCCTCAAGTGGTAATACAAATGTAGCTGGCAATATCAACACTTCTAGCAGCAGCGGCAACAGTTCCATGCATTCAACGTGCGCACCGCTTTCACCGCATACACCACCAAATATGGCAACATCATTGACCGGTTCGCCCGCTATGAGCAATCAGAGTGCATGCTCGTCACCATCGTCGTCTTCAATGTCGCTGTCACCGGCTGCATCAGGTGTCGGCGGTATTGCAGATATTGTCGGCAACACCACTTCCGTATCGATTACAGCAACAGCGACGGCTGCGAGTGGCGCATTCGCCAGTCTGGTGGCTGCTTCGTCATCCGCAAACAATATTGGTGGCGTAACATCGGGTGCAGTTGCCGGTGCGCTAAGCAACAACGCCGGACAGACCGTTATCAATTCGGCGGTTTAA